One window from the genome of Ciconia boyciana chromosome 8, ASM3463844v1, whole genome shotgun sequence encodes:
- the HNRNPH3 gene encoding heterogeneous nuclear ribonucleoprotein H3 isoform X4: protein MPRRMMGQQRPGPYDRPLGGRGGYYGAGRGSMYDRMRRGGGGYDGGYGGFDDYGGYNNYGYGNDGYDDRMRDGRGMGGHGYGGAGDAGSGFHGGGHFVHMRGLPFRATENDIANFFSPLNPIRVHIDIGADGRATGEADVEFVTHEDAVAAMSKDKNHMQHRYIELFLNSTAGGGSGMGGYGRDGMDQGYGSVGRMGMGSNYSGGYGTPDGLGGYSRGSGNSGGYYGQGSMGGGGWRGMY from the exons ATGCCAAGAAGAATGATGGGACAACAACGACCTGGACCATATGATAGACCATTAGGAGGAAGAGGGGGTTATTATGGAGCTGGGCGTGGAAGTATGTATGACAGAATGCGTCGAGGAGGTGGTGGATATGACGGTG GATATGGTGGCTTTGATGATTATGGTGGCTATAATAATTATGGCTATGGAAATGATGGCTATGATGACAGAATGAGAGATGGGAGAg gCATGGGAGGACATGGCTATGGTGGAGCTGGAGATGCAGGGTCGGGTTTCCATGGTGGCGGTCATTTTGTTCACATGAGAGGACTGCCTTTTCGAGCAACAGAAAATGACATTGCTAAT tTTTTCTCACCATTGAATCCTATAAGAGTACACATTGATATTGGGGCAGATGGAAGAGCCACAGGAGAGGCAGATGTGGAATTTGTCACACATGAGGATGCAGTAGCTGCCATGTCCAAGGATAAAAATCACATGC AGCATCGATATATTGAACTGTTCCTGAATTCAACTGCTGGAGGTGGTTCTGGAATGGGAGGCTATGGCAGAGATGGAATGG ATCAAGGTTATGGCTCTGTTGGTAGAATGGGAATGGGTAGCAATTACAGTGGTGGATACGGAACTCCTGATGGCTTGGGCGGATACA GTCGTGGCAGTGGAAATAGTGGAGGATACTATGGGCAAGGCAGTATGGGTGGAGGAGGATGGCGTGGCATGTATTGA
- the HNRNPH3 gene encoding heterogeneous nuclear ribonucleoprotein H3 isoform X2, with the protein MDWSGKHNGPNDTTNDGTVVRLRGLPFGCSKEEIVQFFQGLEIVPNGITLTLDYQGRSTGEAFVQFASKEIAENALGKHKERIGHRYIEIFKSSKSEIRGFCDMPRRMMGQQRPGPYDRPLGGRGGYYGAGRGRYGGFDDYGGYNNYGYGNDGYDDRMRDGRGMGGHGYGGAGDAGSGFHGGGHFVHMRGLPFRATENDIANFFSPLNPIRVHIDIGADGRATGEADVEFVTHEDAVAAMSKDKNHMQHRYIELFLNSTAGGGSGMGGYGRDGMDQGYGSVGRMGMGSNYSGGYGTPDGLGGYSRGSGNSGGYYGQGSMGGGGWRGMY; encoded by the exons TAATGATGGAACAGTGGTACGACTTCGAGGCCTGCCATTTGGTTGCAGCAAAGAAGAGATTGTTCAGTTTTTCCAAG GGTTGGAAATCGTGCCAAATGGGATAACATTGACGCTGGACTACCAGGGGAGAAGCACAGGGGAGGCCTTCGTGCAGTTTGCTTCAAAGGAGATAGCAGAAAATGCTCTGGGGAAACACAAGGAAAGAATAGGGCACAG ATATATTGAAATCTTCAAAAGTAGTAAGAGCGAAATCCGAGGATTCTGTGACATGCCAAGAAGAATGATGGGACAACAACGACCTGGACCATATGATAGACCATTAGGAGGAAGAGGGGGTTATTATGGAGCTGGGCGTGGAA GATATGGTGGCTTTGATGATTATGGTGGCTATAATAATTATGGCTATGGAAATGATGGCTATGATGACAGAATGAGAGATGGGAGAg gCATGGGAGGACATGGCTATGGTGGAGCTGGAGATGCAGGGTCGGGTTTCCATGGTGGCGGTCATTTTGTTCACATGAGAGGACTGCCTTTTCGAGCAACAGAAAATGACATTGCTAAT tTTTTCTCACCATTGAATCCTATAAGAGTACACATTGATATTGGGGCAGATGGAAGAGCCACAGGAGAGGCAGATGTGGAATTTGTCACACATGAGGATGCAGTAGCTGCCATGTCCAAGGATAAAAATCACATGC AGCATCGATATATTGAACTGTTCCTGAATTCAACTGCTGGAGGTGGTTCTGGAATGGGAGGCTATGGCAGAGATGGAATGG ATCAAGGTTATGGCTCTGTTGGTAGAATGGGAATGGGTAGCAATTACAGTGGTGGATACGGAACTCCTGATGGCTTGGGCGGATACA GTCGTGGCAGTGGAAATAGTGGAGGATACTATGGGCAAGGCAGTATGGGTGGAGGAGGATGGCGTGGCATGTATTGA
- the HNRNPH3 gene encoding heterogeneous nuclear ribonucleoprotein H3 isoform X1, whose translation MDWSGKHNGPNDTTNDGTVVRLRGLPFGCSKEEIVQFFQGLEIVPNGITLTLDYQGRSTGEAFVQFASKEIAENALGKHKERIGHRYIEIFKSSKSEIRGFCDMPRRMMGQQRPGPYDRPLGGRGGYYGAGRGSMYDRMRRGGGGYDGGYGGFDDYGGYNNYGYGNDGYDDRMRDGRGMGGHGYGGAGDAGSGFHGGGHFVHMRGLPFRATENDIANFFSPLNPIRVHIDIGADGRATGEADVEFVTHEDAVAAMSKDKNHMQHRYIELFLNSTAGGGSGMGGYGRDGMDQGYGSVGRMGMGSNYSGGYGTPDGLGGYSRGSGNSGGYYGQGSMGGGGWRGMY comes from the exons TAATGATGGAACAGTGGTACGACTTCGAGGCCTGCCATTTGGTTGCAGCAAAGAAGAGATTGTTCAGTTTTTCCAAG GGTTGGAAATCGTGCCAAATGGGATAACATTGACGCTGGACTACCAGGGGAGAAGCACAGGGGAGGCCTTCGTGCAGTTTGCTTCAAAGGAGATAGCAGAAAATGCTCTGGGGAAACACAAGGAAAGAATAGGGCACAG ATATATTGAAATCTTCAAAAGTAGTAAGAGCGAAATCCGAGGATTCTGTGACATGCCAAGAAGAATGATGGGACAACAACGACCTGGACCATATGATAGACCATTAGGAGGAAGAGGGGGTTATTATGGAGCTGGGCGTGGAAGTATGTATGACAGAATGCGTCGAGGAGGTGGTGGATATGACGGTG GATATGGTGGCTTTGATGATTATGGTGGCTATAATAATTATGGCTATGGAAATGATGGCTATGATGACAGAATGAGAGATGGGAGAg gCATGGGAGGACATGGCTATGGTGGAGCTGGAGATGCAGGGTCGGGTTTCCATGGTGGCGGTCATTTTGTTCACATGAGAGGACTGCCTTTTCGAGCAACAGAAAATGACATTGCTAAT tTTTTCTCACCATTGAATCCTATAAGAGTACACATTGATATTGGGGCAGATGGAAGAGCCACAGGAGAGGCAGATGTGGAATTTGTCACACATGAGGATGCAGTAGCTGCCATGTCCAAGGATAAAAATCACATGC AGCATCGATATATTGAACTGTTCCTGAATTCAACTGCTGGAGGTGGTTCTGGAATGGGAGGCTATGGCAGAGATGGAATGG ATCAAGGTTATGGCTCTGTTGGTAGAATGGGAATGGGTAGCAATTACAGTGGTGGATACGGAACTCCTGATGGCTTGGGCGGATACA GTCGTGGCAGTGGAAATAGTGGAGGATACTATGGGCAAGGCAGTATGGGTGGAGGAGGATGGCGTGGCATGTATTGA
- the HNRNPH3 gene encoding heterogeneous nuclear ribonucleoprotein H3 isoform X3: MDWSGKHNGPNDTTNDGTVVRLRGLPFGCSKEEIVQFFQGLEIVPNGITLTLDYQGRSTGEAFVQFASKEIAENALGKHKERIGHRYIEIFKSSKSEIRGFCDMPRRMMGQQRPGPYDRPLGGRGGYYGAGRGSMYDRMRRGGGGYDGGYGGFDDYGGYNNYGYGNDGYDDRMRDGRGMGGHGYGGAGDAGSGFHGGGHFVHMRGLPFRATENDIANFFSPLNPIRVHIDIGADGRATGEADVEFVTHEDAVAAMSKDKNHMQHRYIELFLNSTAGGGSGMGGYGRDGMDQGYGSVGRMGMGSNYSGGYGTPDGLGGYSMYA, encoded by the exons TAATGATGGAACAGTGGTACGACTTCGAGGCCTGCCATTTGGTTGCAGCAAAGAAGAGATTGTTCAGTTTTTCCAAG GGTTGGAAATCGTGCCAAATGGGATAACATTGACGCTGGACTACCAGGGGAGAAGCACAGGGGAGGCCTTCGTGCAGTTTGCTTCAAAGGAGATAGCAGAAAATGCTCTGGGGAAACACAAGGAAAGAATAGGGCACAG ATATATTGAAATCTTCAAAAGTAGTAAGAGCGAAATCCGAGGATTCTGTGACATGCCAAGAAGAATGATGGGACAACAACGACCTGGACCATATGATAGACCATTAGGAGGAAGAGGGGGTTATTATGGAGCTGGGCGTGGAAGTATGTATGACAGAATGCGTCGAGGAGGTGGTGGATATGACGGTG GATATGGTGGCTTTGATGATTATGGTGGCTATAATAATTATGGCTATGGAAATGATGGCTATGATGACAGAATGAGAGATGGGAGAg gCATGGGAGGACATGGCTATGGTGGAGCTGGAGATGCAGGGTCGGGTTTCCATGGTGGCGGTCATTTTGTTCACATGAGAGGACTGCCTTTTCGAGCAACAGAAAATGACATTGCTAAT tTTTTCTCACCATTGAATCCTATAAGAGTACACATTGATATTGGGGCAGATGGAAGAGCCACAGGAGAGGCAGATGTGGAATTTGTCACACATGAGGATGCAGTAGCTGCCATGTCCAAGGATAAAAATCACATGC AGCATCGATATATTGAACTGTTCCTGAATTCAACTGCTGGAGGTGGTTCTGGAATGGGAGGCTATGGCAGAGATGGAATGG ATCAAGGTTATGGCTCTGTTGGTAGAATGGGAATGGGTAGCAATTACAGTGGTGGATACGGAACTCCTGATGGCTTGGGCGGATACA gtatgTATGCGTGA